From the genome of Corallococcus macrosporus DSM 14697:
GGCGGTGACCTTCTCCCTGCGCGGCCCGGAGCTCTGGCTCTTCTTCCTGGCCGCGGCGGTCCGCTCGGTGGGCGCGGCCGTCCAGCAGCCCGCGGTGGGCGCGCTGCTGCCGCAGCTCGTGCCCGAGGACCAGTTGATGCGGGTCAACGGCATCCAGGGCACCCTCCTCTCGGTCAACATGCTGGGGGCGCCCGCGCTCGCGGGCTTCCTCATGTCCGTAGCGCCCCTGCAAGTCATCTTCTTCATCGACGTGTCGACGGCGGCCCTGGCCATCGCCCTGGTGATGCTCTTCGTCCGGGTCGAGCCCCGCCCCCGCGCGCCGGAGCAGGAAGGGTCGTCGCAGTTGAAGGAGATTCGCGACGGCTTCCGGTACATCCGCGGCCACACGCACCTGGTGCCGTTCTTCTGCTATCTGGGCTTCATCCTGGTCCTCATCACCCCCGCCGCGTTCCTCACGCCGCTGCAGACGGCGCGCAGCTTCGGAGACGAGGTATGGCGGCTGACGGCCATCGAGATGTTCTTCTCGGTGGGCATGATGCTGGGGGGCGCCGCGCTCGCCGCGTGGGGCGGCTTCGACAGCCGCATGCGGACGATGGTCGCCTCCAACGTCATCATGGGCGCGTGCACCGTGGCCCTCGGCGTGGTGCCCCACTTCGGGGTGTACCTGGCGGCCATGGGCCTCTTCGGGGTGGCGCTGCCGCTCTACAACACCCCCGCCACGGTGATGCTCCAGGAGCGCGTGGAGCCGGCCTACCTGGGCCGCGTCCTCAGCGTGATGACCATGCTCTCCACCGCGCTGATGCCGCTGGCCATGCTGCTGTTCGGTCCGCTGGCGGAGGTCGTCTCCATCGAGCGGCTCCTCCAGGTCACCGGCGTGCTGGTGGTGCTCGTCGGGCTGCTCACCCCACTCCACCGCCGGTTGATGTCCTTTGGCGAGCCCAAGCAGGTCCCAGTCGAGCCCCAGGACCTGGCCGGGTGAGGGGCTATGGAGGGGGCAGCGGCTCCCAGTTCGGGTCCGGCCAGACGAAGGGATTTCCACCCGAGCCCGGAGCCGCGTTGCCGAAGTAGCGCTGGCACCCCGCGACGTTCTCGGAGCGGCCCAGGAGTTCCCAGAAACCCGGGCAGACGTCCCGAGGGATTCGCTCGCGGCAGTCCGCCATGGTCCGCTCGCCCGCGTCAGGCCGCGCGTAGTAGTCGCTCACGAACTCCCAGGCGATGCGCTGGAGGGCCTGCACCGTCGCCGCATTCGCGCCAGGAACTCCCTCCGCCCCCTCGGGCGACGCCCGGAACACGGAGGCGTGATGGACGGCGGCCATGTAGTAGGCGCCCAGGGGCGTCAGGTGGACGTTGTCGCTGAAGAGCATATCGAGCCTCTGCGACGTCGACCCACTGATGCCTGGCACCTCATCCGCCAGGACTCGCTCCACCAGCTCGACCAGCGCCGTGCTCCCCGGGAGCGCCCGCACGCGGTCCTGCCTTCCCGCGGCTTGCAACGTGAGGTTCACCTTGGAGGAGACACACTCCCAGGCAACCCGGGCGTTCTTCTCATAGGCCATCCACGGGGCCGGGTTGGCTTTATTGATGTCCAGCCACGTGTGATAGAAATACGTAACGGCTTGCGGATTCCCGGCAATCAACCGGTCATGGAAGTGCCGCAGGTAGCCGACGCTGTTCTCCCACTCGATGGTGCCCAGGAGGTCATGGCGCTCGGTGATGAGGAGGGTGTCGTAGGTCTCCCTGTCTCCCAGCGTCTGGGGAGACAGCAGCTCCTGAACCACGTTCATGTCGGAGCCGACGCGATTCTTGCCTTGGCGGTACCCGGCCCATCCACCATTGCCCCAGGTCCGTACCCGGAGGGGCGAACCAATCACGTTCTGCTGGTTCCAGTTGAAGTCCTTGCCCTGGCTCCTGGCAATGACATCGAAGTAATCAGGCATGGGGTTGTCGAGCAGGCTGTGCCCGGAGAAGAAGACCCGGGCGCTCGTGATGGGAGGCGTGGTGACGGGCCCACCCGCGTCCGGGCCGCCTGCATCCGGCACGCCCGCGTCGTCCGTCCCCGCATCCTGCCCCGCTCCGCCGTCTCCCGGGGGAGGCACGCCTGAATCAGGGGGGCCTGGAAGCTCCTCTTCGGGCGTGCCCTGGCCCGACGACCCGCCACACGCCAGCCCGAGTGAGACAACCAGAAGTGCGCACGGCGCCACACGGAATGCGTTCATGACCCAGGTCCTCATCGTGGAAGCGATGGCTCCATCCGCAGACCTGAAGCCATGAGTTCAAGCATCCTATGCCACCTCCAGGGGGGCACAAGTGAAGATGGGACGTATCGCAGTGGGCCGCGCACCGGCAGCACACCTGTGCAGCCGGATACACGATGGGACAGGCACGTCCAGGCATCGAGCCCCGCCGGCGTGGAGGCGGTACGTGCCGAGACCTACGCAAGTTCCGGCACGTTTGAGTCGCCGTCATCGATGTACCGGGCGCGCTCCAGGCAGAGACAGTTCGCCCGTGTGGCCATGGCCCCTCCCATCAAGAGCATCCGCTTCCGGTTTAGCGGCCGCTCCCGAGGGAAGCCTCCCGCTTGCGTCGTTCACGCTCGCGGCGCTGCTGGCGTGAACGAGCGGTCACCTCCGCGATGAGGAGGATGCGCTCCTCCAATTGCTCCAGGGTTACGCCCCGGCTCATCATCGCATGCGACAGCAGCAGTGGGGCGCAGCGGGTCAACGCCAGCACCAGCGCGAGCCGCCCCGTCGCATGCTGCTGACCCGACTCGCCTGCCTTCTGCTGCATCGACAGTTCCAGCAGGCGCGAGAGGGCCAGGGCAATCACCTTGGCGTACACCAACGAGAGCACCGCGCCAGGCCGCGTGGCGCGCAGCGCCGTCAGTCCCACACCGGATTTGAGGGCTTTGAAGAGAAGTTCCACCCTCCAGCGCAGACGGTAGGCCTCGGCCACCTCCAGGGCTGTCAACACGTCGCGGCCTACCGTCGTCAGATACCAGCGCCGCTCACCCTCTGGCCCTTGCACGGCCACCACCCGCGCCGAGGCCGTGCGCCCCTGCTTCTCCAGTTGCACGTCCACGTCGATGACGCCGCCCTCCTCACGCAGCACGCCCTGCAGTAGCGCATCCGTCAGGCGCATGCCCCGGGCCCGCACGCGCTCGCCCTTGCCCACGTGCACCCGCAGCACCTTCGGGTCATGCTGGGCCTTCAGCCGCACCAGGAAATGGGCTCCGGCCTCAATCGCATCAAGGAAGCGGCCGGTGTCTGTGTACCCCAAGTCCATGAAGGTGAGCGTGCCGGGCGCCAGCGCCTCTTCGGGCAATGCGCGCGTGTCCTGGGTGCGCTGGGGCGTCACTCCGTCCGCCACCGGCAACTCGTCTCGCAGCGATACCAGCGCGTGCCATTTGAAGGACGCTGGCCGTGCCTGGCTGGTGGAGGGGGCCCAGTCAGCCGCCAGTCGCCGCAGCAGTTGGCAGGTGGAGTCGGCCACCTGCACGTCTGAGAATTCTTCCAGCAAGGCTCCCAGTTCATTGAAGGGCTTGTCCTCGCCGATGGCCTCGCGCACGGCCTGCACGGCCCGGCCGGCCACCTCACACATCAACAGCCCAAAGGCGTGGTTGAAGCGCTCGAAGAAGGCGCTGGGTGACAGCTTCTGTCCGGTGAGCGCGATGTAGTTGGCGAAGGCCGTTGTCTGCGTGCCGGGCAGCGGCGTCACCGCGGCCACGGTGGACTCCACCAGCGCCACCAGGTCCACCTTGCGCTGGCGCTGCAACGCACCCAACCGCCGCGCCGCCTCCAGAATGTCCTCGGCCGACACCAGTGCCCGGAGTCCCTCAGCCACCTTCGCTCTCGGAGTATTCTTCATGCCGGGAGAATGGTCCTCGTCCCTCCGTTTCGACGGGCCCTGCCTGCTCGGCTGCACCTATCTCTCTGATTCTGCTCTGCTTTTCCTCACCGCGTTAAACGGACGCGGATGCATCAAGAGACAGGCGGGACCGCATGCAATTCCTAGCAAGCCCTCGAAGCCACCACCCCAAACCAACACTAATTGACATTCGCCTTCCACACGGCGCCCCTTCACGCCCTCGACCATAGGCAATGATTGACACGGTGGATTCGGCGTTCCCAAGGTGAGCCTGTCGACGCCGCTGGCGGCTCGGAGCGCGCCAGGGCGTGGGCGGTCGCAATCGCTCGCACTGGCAGACGCTGCTCGCCGTCCATCGCTTCTTTCGCAGCACTCAACGCAGAGGACCCCTCCATGCCCCAGTCGGATCAACTCGCGCCCACCACGCACCACCGCCGCCTGTTGCCAGCGCTCGCCGCGCTCGCCCTGGCCATCGCCGCGACAGACGCCAGCGCGTACTCGGCCATCTACGGCGGTGGCCCGTTCTATTCCGGTGGGACGCCGGTGATGAATGACCTGCGCGGCTCAGGGTTCACCACCGTCATCCTGTGGAGCTTCCACATCGAGGAGAACGGCGACCTCATCTACAACGACATCCCGGTGGTCAGGAATGGTGCCTACGTCGGTGATGCCGGGTGGCCGGGCCGGCTGGCAACGCTCAAGGCCGCGCCGACCTCGGTCAACCGCATCGAGGTGTCGATTGGGGCCTGGGGCGTTCCGGACTTCGAGCGCATGATTCGGCTGGTCAACGGCACCGCGCCCGGCTGCGGCACCACCATCGTCTGCGGCACCGGCAGCAACAGCATCCTGTACAGGAACTTCCAGGTCCTGAAGACCATCACCGGCGCAGACGCGGTGAACTTCGACGACGAGAGCGCCTACGACCTGGTCCCCACCACGACCTTCAGCCAGATGCTCATTGGGATGGGCTACAAGATTTCCTTCGCCCCGTACACGCAACAGACGTTCTGGCGGAACCTCAAGGACAACCTCGGCAGTGCCGTTGACCGCATCTACCTGCAGGTCTACGCCGGCGGCGCGGGCAACAACCCGGCGAACTGGAACACGGCGATGGGCATGACGGTGGCCCCGGGCCTGTGGTCCAAGAACGGCGCCGGCTGCGCGTCGGGTGACAGCCCGTCCACCGTGCAGACCCGGATGAGCAACTGGAAGGCGAGCGCTGGCATCAGCGGCGGCTTCATGTGGCTGTATGACGACATCCAGCGTTGCTCCGCGCAGGGCACGAGCGCGCAGTACGCGGCGGCCATCAACACCGCCGTCAGCGGCAACACCCCGCCGGTGGCGAACTTTGGCGTCACCG
Proteins encoded in this window:
- a CDS encoding MFS transporter, whose protein sequence is MKASWKRNTALFLGSQALSLLGSSLVQYALLWQVTLQTRSSVMMTLYIVAGFLPTFLLSPFAGVWADRYDRRKLIVLADAMIALVTLALAVTFSLRGPELWLFFLAAAVRSVGAAVQQPAVGALLPQLVPEDQLMRVNGIQGTLLSVNMLGAPALAGFLMSVAPLQVIFFIDVSTAALAIALVMLFVRVEPRPRAPEQEGSSQLKEIRDGFRYIRGHTHLVPFFCYLGFILVLITPAAFLTPLQTARSFGDEVWRLTAIEMFFSVGMMLGGAALAAWGGFDSRMRTMVASNVIMGACTVALGVVPHFGVYLAAMGLFGVALPLYNTPATVMLQERVEPAYLGRVLSVMTMLSTALMPLAMLLFGPLAEVVSIERLLQVTGVLVVLVGLLTPLHRRLMSFGEPKQVPVEPQDLAG
- a CDS encoding IS4 family transposase translates to MAEGLRALVSAEDILEAARRLGALQRQRKVDLVALVESTVAAVTPLPGTQTTAFANYIALTGQKLSPSAFFERFNHAFGLLMCEVAGRAVQAVREAIGEDKPFNELGALLEEFSDVQVADSTCQLLRRLAADWAPSTSQARPASFKWHALVSLRDELPVADGVTPQRTQDTRALPEEALAPGTLTFMDLGYTDTGRFLDAIEAGAHFLVRLKAQHDPKVLRVHVGKGERVRARGMRLTDALLQGVLREEGGVIDVDVQLEKQGRTASARVVAVQGPEGERRWYLTTVGRDVLTALEVAEAYRLRWRVELLFKALKSGVGLTALRATRPGAVLSLVYAKVIALALSRLLELSMQQKAGESGQQHATGRLALVLALTRCAPLLLSHAMMSRGVTLEQLEERILLIAEVTARSRQQRRERERRKREASLGSGR
- a CDS encoding discoidin domain-containing protein, producing the protein MPQSDQLAPTTHHRRLLPALAALALAIAATDASAYSAIYGGGPFYSGGTPVMNDLRGSGFTTVILWSFHIEENGDLIYNDIPVVRNGAYVGDAGWPGRLATLKAAPTSVNRIEVSIGAWGVPDFERMIRLVNGTAPGCGTTIVCGTGSNSILYRNFQVLKTITGADAVNFDDESAYDLVPTTTFSQMLIGMGYKISFAPYTQQTFWRNLKDNLGSAVDRIYLQVYAGGAGNNPANWNTAMGMTVAPGLWSKNGAGCASGDSPSTVQTRMSNWKASAGISGGFMWLYDDIQRCSAQGTSAQYAAAINTAVSGNTPPVANFGVTVSGLTATFSDASTDADGTITSRSWSFGDASTSTATNPSRTYASAGHYTVTLTVTDNGGASHTRTQTVSVGSGYVNLALNKPTTSSAPCNSSESAAKAVNGSVSGGTTDKFCSLAASAWMQVDLGSARTVSSFTVQHAGAGGESATWNSRAFSIQTSSNGSTWTTPVTVSNNTHNSSTHAITPTSARYIRLNVTTPTQNGDPATRIYEFEVR